Below is a genomic region from Persicimonas caeni.
CCTGTTGGTCGGCTCCTTCAGCGGCGTCGGCTTGCTTGTCGGCGCCCTGAGCCTCGTCGGCAGCCTCTTCGCCGTCGGCGGTCTGCTCGACGGTCTGCTCGCCGTTGGCCGCGTCCTCTTCGGGCATCGGCGGGGCGACAAAGGTCTGCCAGATCAACAGGACGGCCGCGCTGAGGACCATCGCCAAGATGAAACGCTTCTGTTCCATGATAAATCTTTGGTTGGGTTACTGCCGTGGGTGCGAGCCCGCCTCCTTTGAATCTAAGGACGCATCGTCGCGTTTAGAGCCCTACAGCTTCAGGGTACGGGATCGTGACCCCCGGGATGGAACGGGTGGCACCGCATGAGCCGCTTGAGGCCCAGCCAACTTCCGCGCACGAATCCGTGGCGTTTGATGGCGATCAAAGTGTACTGAGAGCACGTGGGCCGAAATCGGCAGGCAGGGGGCGTCAGTGGGGAGATGGCGCGCTGATAAAAGCGGATCATCGCCATGCCGCCGCGTGCCAGCCAGCCCGGCTGAGCGTCGTCCGCGCGCACCAGCGCTCCGTCAGCCTCGGTGGACGACTCGGTCTTGTCGGCGCTGATGTCGTCGGCGCTGATGTCGTCGGCACTGGTCCTGTCGCCAGTAGGCTCAACCAAGGCATCCTCTCGTTGGCGTTGCTGGTCGTCAGCGTTTTCGGGAATCGACCGCGCGTTTCATCAAGCCCACCAACTCGTCGCGCAGTTCGTCGAACTCGTCGCGTTGGCCGGAGGCCTTGACGATGACCACGAAATCGTAGCCGCTGGGGATCTCGGTCTTGTTGCGCCGAAAGATCTCGCGCACCCGCCGTTTCCACCAGTTACGCACCGTGGCCTTGCCCACCTTTTTGCTGGCGGTGACCCCCAGGCGCGACCAGGCGCGACGGTTGGGGCGCCCGTAGACGATAAAGTGCTTGTTCGCCCGCCGGGTACCTTTGCGCTGCGTCCTCAAAAACTCGGGGCGCTTGCGCAGCCTCTCGGCCTTGCGCAACCGCTCGTCGTCCTCGAAGCGCTCCGGCTCTGTTTGCTCCCGCTCGGATGGAGATGCCACCGGATTCGCTCCCGCTGATGCCCAAAAGCAGCAAAAGGGCCCCGACTCGGGGCCCTGTCGCCAGGTCAGGTACGACGCGTCCGCTTATGGAACTTGCGCGGCGACAGACGCTTGCGGCCTTTGCTGCGCCGACGCTTGAGGGTCTTGCGGCCCCCTTTGGACTTCATGCGGGCGCGGAAACCGTGAGTCTTGCGACGCTTCTTACGACTCGGCTGATACGTTCTCTTCGGCATGGCTATTCCTCTCTATGCACAATTCGCGATGCGAGCACATCCTTGCACCCGATCGACTTTGATAAGACGACTTGGAAACAACAACCCCACACTGGCTATTTCGAGACCGTCGAGATCGCGAGCAAACCGGGCGCGGGTCAAAAAGCGTGGCAAATAAACACAAAGGCGAGCGGTACGTCAAGTGTATTGGAGACAAGGCAGATATTCACCACGGAGAACACTGGGATACGGGGAAAAAATTATCGGCCTCTCTCCGTGAGCCCCGTGTCCCCGTGGTGAACCTCAGCGCAGCAGCTTCGCCTCGAGGCCGTCGATCAAGGAGGTCATCTCCTCGTCGCCGTCCTCGATAAGCCCGCCGATCTTCTTGCAGGCGGCCAGCACGGTGGTGTGGTCCTTGCCCCCGAACTGCTCGCCGAGTTGCGGGTAGGAGTGGTCGGTGTGCTTGCGCGCCAGGTACATGGCGTACTGGCGAGGCTTGCTGATCGCGCGGGTGCGCCGGCTCCCCTTGATGTCACGGGGGGTGATGCCGAAGTCACTGGCGACGACCTCGATGATGTACTCGGTCGACAGCTCGCGGCCCTGCTCGATATTCATGCGGTCGAGCATCTCGCGGGCCAAGTCGAGCGTGATCGGCTGGTTCATCAGGCTGGCCTGGGCCCCCAGGCGAATGAGCGTGCCCTCGAGCTCGCGCACGTTGCTGCGAATGGAGCTGGCCAGCAAGATCGCCACGTCCTTGTCCATCTCGATGCCGTCGGCCTCGGCCTTCTTCTCGAGGATGGCAATGCGCGTCTCCATCTCCGGCGGCTGGATGTCGGCGCAAAGGCCCCAGCTAAACCGGCTTCGCAGCCGCTCTTCGATGCCCGGCAGGTCCTTGGGCATCACGTCGGAGGTGATCACGATCTGCTTGCCGCTGTGATACAGGGCATTGAACGTGTGGAAGAACTCTTCCTGAGTCGAGTCCTTGCCGGCGATGAACTGGATATCGTCGATGAGGAGCACGTCGCAGTTGTTGCGAAACTGGGTGCGGAACGAGTTCATATCCTTTTGGCGAAGCGAGGTGATGAGCTGGTTCATGAAGTCCTCGCTCGACAAGTTCACCACCCGCGCCTGCGGGTTGCGCTTGATCGCCTCGATGCCCACCGCGTGAAGAAGGTGGGTTTTGCCCAGGCCCACTCCGCCGAAGATGAACAGCGGGTTGTACGAGCCGCCGGGGTTGTCGGCCACCGCGCTGCACGCGGCGTGCACGAACTGGTTGGAGGGGCCGACGACGAACTCGTCGAAGTCGTGGCGCGGGTTGATCCCGGCGGCCATCATCGTCTCGGCGAGTTCTTGCGGGCTCGGATTTGGCTCGCTGGGACGCACCGCCGCGTCGGAAGCCCGATCCAGCTTCATCTGCGACTGGCCGGCCGATGTCTGGCCCGCTCCCGACGGCTCGGCGACCACCGCCGCGTCGACCACCGCCTGGCCTTCGGCCTGCAGCCGGCCCATGCGCGCGGCCATCGCCTCTTCGGGCGCGTCGATCGACTGGACGACCTGCTCGCCGCCGCCGGCCTTTTGGCGCTCATAAGCCGAAGCGACGTCGAGCTTGACCTCGACCGGTTCACCCGAGGCGACCTCGAGCGAATCTTCGATCAGATCGAGGTAGTTGTCCTCGATCCAGGCCTTCAGGAACTCGTCGCCGACTTCCAAAAAGTAGGTCTGTCCGTCGCAGTGGTGGTACTTGATATTCTTAAACCACGACTGGAAATTATGGGAGCTCACCTTCTCTTGAAGGTCGCGCAACGCGGCTTGCCAGATATCCGTCATAGGTCAACGTCAGTGGGGTCTGGAACAACTTAAACAACCAAAAACCGGGCCCACCAGATCTAGCCCCTCGCGGTCCTTTCATCAACCTAACGACATCGATCTCAAGGCGAAAACGAGGCGATCTTCGGACGGCTTCGAGCGTTCAAAAAACGCTAAGTGCATGGGTGAGTTTGGCTTTTGGAGAACGCCCGAATATGTCGATCCGGTGACGAGAAATTTTCGATCCGCAGACACCCGAAAATTCTCTTGCGTTGGCTTCAAGTAACGGATCCGACCGCAGCGCAAAGCTCGCCGAGATCGCCTCCGATCTTCGGCCCCGTGATCCCCCCGATCAGATCATGCCATTTGGAGATCGGATCGAGAGAGTCTAAGCCGAGCCCATCTTGCCCATCATCAAAAACGCCGTCGGGTCGACGCCGATTTTGGCCAGCGCGCGCTTCCAGCAGTCGGCGGGTGCGGTCTGGCGGATGAGCGCCTCGTCGAAGTCGGCCACCAGCCAGGAGCCCTCTTCGAGTTCCCCCTCGAGCTGGCCGGCGCCCCAGCCGGCGTAGCCGAGCACGGGCATGATGTAGTCGTCGGTCTCGTGCAGGGCGAACCCCTCGATGAGCCGACCCGAGGGCGACAGCGTCCAGTCCGGGGCGAAGTCGATATCGGCCGGCTCGACGGAGTCGAACGGCGCCTTGCGCGCCTGTTCACCCTCGTGCTTGAAGATCACCCACAACTGCTCCATGCGCACCGGGCCGCCAAAATAGACGGTCTGCTCGAAGCGCTCGGGCAAGATCGCCTCCTCGATCTCCTCGTTGACGCTGGCGATCAACGTGCCAAAATCAACCTCCAGCGGTTTGTTGATGATGTAGCCCATCGCCCCCTCCTCGTCGTGGTGGACCAGCAAGATGACCGCCCGCTCGAACGGGCTGCCGTCGAGCTTGGGGGAGGCGACGAGAAATCCGGGAGCCATCGAGCTCGAGTTTTGGGTCGATTCGGCCATGAAAGGACTCGCAAAGAGGCAATGGATGGTGGACTTCCGCGACAGCATCTTTAGTGTAACTACCGAGCGATCGCGCGGCAACGCACCTACCATGGCTCGCGACGTTGCCTCGGAGGCAGGGCCTCAGGCCCCGAAAAATCTTACGACTGACTCAGGGAGAACAAGATGAAGCGAATGAGCTACGAAGAGATCGCCCAAAAACGCGAACAAGAAGACCTGCGCATCATCGACGTGCGCGAGCAGGACGAGTACGACGCCGTCCACGTCAAAGGCGTCGAGCTCTTCCCGCTGTCGAAGCTGCGCGAAGGCGAGCGCCCCGAGCCCGACGACCGCCCCGTGGCGATCATCTGCCGCTCGGGCGGCCGCAGCGCGATGGCGTGTCAGATTCTGGAAGGCGAGGGCTGGGAGGAGTGCATCAACGTCGAAGGCGGCACGAACGCAGCGATCGAGATGGGTGAGGAGGAAGTGGAGCGTGGGTGAAGCAACTCACTGCTTTGCGAGACTCACTCCACCCTCCTCAATCCGAATCGGCCCCTCATCCCGCTCTTTCGGGATGACCACGCCCGCCAGATCGTAGGCGGTGGCCTGCTGGATCTCGACCTCGACGATGTCGCCCGGGGTCGGCAGGTCGCCGCCGTAGTCGAACGACAGGTAGACCACCCCGTCGATGTCGGGGGCCTGGCCGTAGTGGCGGCCTTCGAGCACCGCCTCGTGCTGCTCGGAGACGCCGTCGACGATCACCTCGGTGTTGTAGCCGACCCACTCCTCGTTTTTTTCGAGCGAGATCTGCTGCTGCAGCTCCATGAGCGCGTCGCGCCGTGCGATCTTGACCTCTTCGGGCAACTGCCCGTCCATCTCGGCCGCGGGCGTGCCTTCTTCGGGGCTGTAGGTGAAGATGCCCACGCGGTCGAAGCGCACCTCTTCCATCCAATCGTACAGCTCCTGGAACTCCGCGTCGGTCTCGCCGGGATAGCCGACGATAAACGTAGTGCGCAGCACCAGGTCGTCGACCGCGCGCAGCCGGGCGATGAGCTCGGCCTGGCGGTCGCGCTGGATATTGCGCCGCATCGACTTGAGGATGCGCTGGTTGATGTGCTGCAGGGGCATGTCGACGTACGGCAGGATGCGGTTCTCCTCCTGCAAGATCTCCAGGACCTCGTCGGTGAAGTTCCACGGATACATGTAGAGCATCCGGATCCAGTCGACCTCGGTCGCCTCCTCGTCGAGGCGGCGAAGAAGGCGCACCAGGTAGTCGCGGTTCTTCTTGGGATCGAGGTCGATGCCGTAGCTCGTCATGTCCTGGGCGACCAGGATGATCTCTTTGACGCCACTCTGGCCCAGACGCTTGGCCTCCAGCACCACGTCGTCGATGGTGCGGCTCTCTTGGGTGCCGCGGATCTTCGGGATGATGCAGTAGCTGCAGCTCCTCGAACAGCCCTCGGCAATCTTCAGGTAGGCGGTGCCGCCGCGAATGGTGTTCGTGCGGGCGACCTCGTGGTCCATGATGAAGCTGCCCGGCTGCACGTAGGTCTTCTCGGCCAGTTCCCCTTTGAGCGCCTCGTTGATCGCGGTGAACGTCTTGGTGCCCAAGATGGCGTCGACCTCGGGGATCTCGACCTCCAGGTCACCGGAGTAGCGCTGCGATAGACACCCCGACACGACCACCTTGTCGAGCAGGCCGACGTTTTTGCGCTCGACCATCTCCAAGATCGTGTTGATCGACTCCTCTTTGGCGTCGTCGATAAACCCGCAGGTATTCACCACCACGATGTCGGCCTGATCGGCGTCGCCGACCATGTCGAACTCGCCGTCGTCTTGGATGAGCCCGACCATCACCTCGGAGTCGACCCGGTTTTTGGGGCAACCGAGGGAGATCATGTGGACTTTTTTGCGTTTTTCTTGGGTCATCTTTGTAAAGCCTTGCATAAATTCGGGGGCGCCTGCCGGGGGTGCGACCGGCAAAAGGCGCCGGTCTTACCCCCGGTGACGGTGGGTCTTTAAACGAGCGAGCGTTTGGGCGGCTCGGGTTATTTGATCATCTCCGACTTGCCCAAGCGAGCGCAAGAGCAAACCACCCTCGTCACCGGGGGTAAGCCCAGCCGATATGCGCCTCGCACACTCGGCGTAGCGCACCCTCGGAAGGGTCAACGCTCGACAAGTCTCTCGCCTTGATACCAAGGGTTCCCCACCAGCACAAACGCACGCTCTGGCTAACTCAACCGCCCCCAAAACACCCGCGTATCATACTCCACCACCACCGTCCCGTCCTCCTCGAAACGTTCGAACACCTCCCGCAACGCCTCGATCATCGCCTCATAGTCGGCGTGACCCGCCTGCGGGATATACGAGCACGACTCGAGCCGGCCGCGCAGGCCGTCGAAGTCGAGCACCTGTGCATTGTCGAAGACGGCGTACTGAAAGTCGTCGTGGCCGAAGAAAGGCGCGAGCTTCTCACGCACTTCCAGGCGAGTGTGGTCGACGGCGTCATAGTCCGTGCCAAAACGGACGATCAGCTGCTCGAATTCCTCCAGGAAGGGGGTCGAAGACTTGCGCCGCGAGTTCCAAATCAGCGCGACTTGGCCCTCGGGCTTCAAAATGCGCCCGAACTCACGTCGGGCGGCTTCGGGATCGAACCAATGGTAGGCTTGGGCGGCGCAGACCAGGTCGAAGCGACCGTCGGGGAGGGTGGTATGCTCGGCCGTGGCGTCGACGGTGTAGCAACTGCCCTTCATGCCGCAGATCTGGGTATCCATCGCGGTGCGCATGGGCTGATTGGGCTCGACGGCCCACACCTCGCAGCCGCGCTCGACCAGCATCTTCGTGAAGATGCCCGTCCCTGCCCCCACGTCGGCGACCCGCCGGCCGGGGCCGACGAGCCCCTCGTCTTCGAGCAGGTCGAGGAGCTCGTTGGGATAGCCCGGGCGGTATTTGACGTAGTCGGCCACGCGGTCCGAAAACCGCTCGGTGGGTTTGGCTTCGCTCATCTTATCAACCCTCTTATTGCAACCCTCGCATCGTCGTCGCCTCGCGCACCCGCTCGATGGCCCCGATGAAGGCGGCGGTACGCAGCGACACATCGTGCTTGTTTTTGAGCCCGCGGATATGCTTGTGCGCGGCGATCATCCGCTTTTCGAGCTCGGCGTTGACCCGCGTCTCGGGCCACGAGAAGTGCTGAATATTCTGGGCCCACTCGAAATAGCTGACCGTGACGCCACCTGCGTTGCAGTAGATGTCGGGCACCACGGTGACGCCGCGCTCGTTCAAGATCTGGTCGCCCTCGAAGGACGTCGGCGCGTTGGCCGCCTCGAGCACGTAATCGGCCTTGATGTCGGCGGCGTTCTCCTCGGTAATCACATCACCCAGGGCTGCGGGCACGAGCACGTCGCACTCGAGCTCGAGCAGATCTTCGTTGCTCACCGGCTCGCTATTCTTGCAGTCGACCACCGAGCTCGTCTCGTAGGCGTGCTCGAGCACGGCGAGCGGGTCGAGACCGTCGGGGTTGTAGATGCCCCCTTTGATGTCGCTGACCGCCAAGACCTTGGCGCCCGCCTCGTGCAGCAGCTTGGCCGCCCAACTGCCGACGTTGCCGAAGCCCTGGATGACAAAGCTCGTCCCCTCCAGGCCGCGCCCGTCGCGCTCGAGCACCTCGCGGATGGCGTACATCGCCCCGCGGCCGGTGGCCGCCTCGCGACCGTGCGATCCGTGCAGATCGACCGGCTTGCCGGTGACCACCGCCGGGTTGAAGCCGTGGTGGTTGGAGTACTCGTCGAAGATCCAGGCCATCACCGACGCGTCGGTGTTCATATCCGGCGCCGGGATGTCGGTGGTGGGTCCGATGAACTCGTGGACGCGCTGGGTGAACCGGCGAGTCAGGCGCTCGAGTTCGGCCAGCGAGAGTTGCGTCGGATCCACCTGAATGCCGCCTTTGGCGCCCCCGTAAGGCACGTCGATAAGCGCCGTCTTCCAAGTCATCAAACTCGCCAGCGAGCGCACGTGGTCGAGGTCAGCCTGCGGGTGGTAGCGCAAGCCCCCCTTGAACGGCCCGCGCGAGTCGTCGTGCTGGACGCGGTAGCCGATGAAGTTGCCCATGGAGCCGTCATCCATGCGAATGATCAGCTCGACTTTGACCTCACGGCTGGGCGTCTCGAGCAGGATGACCTCCTCTTCGCTCAGGTCGAGCACGTCGAAGGCCTGCTGCAAGAAACGGTTGGTCGTCTCGAATGCCTTTGTCATCGTTCACTCCAGTTGATTGCCATTATTAATTGGCCGCCCCCTTCTGGTGCCGGCGAGCCTCACAGATTGTGCTTACGTAGTGCTGTTCGTCCAATCTGGTGGGTGTTCGGGGCGTGTGTCAAGGCGGTCGGTCTGGTGGGAGTGGTCGGTTTCTATAGGTCTATTTGGGGGTACAAACTACGATTTGGGGGTCGACGAATTGGCTGCCACGCTGAATTGAGCGCCCCTCAAATTGTAGTTTGTCTGCCCAAATAGCCGAATTGGCTGCCACGCTGAATTGAGCGACCCTCAAATTGTAGTTTATCTGCTCAAATAGACGCTCAACTCGGCTTGGTCGGTGGTTGGGGCGCCCCTCAAATTGTAGTTTGTCTGCTCAAATAGACGCCGATACACTCGACACAATCGCAAACAACCCCCTTCAGAGGTCGTACCTTGCCCACAAACACGCGCGCAGCCATCATTCTCGCCATCGTGACCCTCGCCGTCGGCTGCTCCGACGACTCGTCCGGCGAACAGCCCTCGCCGGACGCCGCCGACGCCGCCGCCGACACGGCGTCTGACACCACGCTCGATGCGTCCGCAGACGCCTCCGACACGGTGTCTGACACCACTTCCGACACGGTATCAGACACCATGTCGGACGCCTCGACGGCCACCTGCGCGCTCCCCGCTCCCTTCGATCACGACCCGGCCTACCCGATCGAGGTGTGGGTCTCGCCCGTTGGCGACAACACCAACGCCGGCACTCGAGAGGCGCCCTTTGCCACCCTCGAGCACGCCGCGTCGACCGCCGTGCAGGGCACGCGCATTCACCTGATGGCGGGCACGTACTCGGGCGGCATCTACCTGGACAACCTGCAGGGCACGGCCGAAGCGCCCGTCGCCATCGTCGGCGAGGAGGGCGCGGTCATCGACGGCGGCAACACGGGGCTCCAAGTGAGCGACCCGAGCTATCTGACGATCGAGAACCTGACCATCCGCAACGTCGCCCAAAACGGGCTCAACATCGACGACGGCGGCAGCTTCGACACCCCGGCCCACCATGTCGTCGTGCGCAATGTCACCGTCGAGGGCGTCGGCGACGGCGGCAACCAGGACTGCATCAAGCTGTCCGGGGTCGACGACTTTTGGGTGCTCGACAACGACGTGTCGCAGTGCAGCGGCCAGGGCATCGACATGGTCGGCTGCCACGACGGCGTCATCCACGGCAACCACATCCACGACAAGCCCAGCTCGGGCATCCAGGCCAAGGGCGGCACGGCCGACATTCTCATCCACGGCAACCGCTTCGCCGACGTGACCGGCCGCGGCATCAACGCCGGCGGCAGCACCGGCCTCGCCTACTTCCGGCCGCAGGACGCCCCCTACGAGGGCGTGCGCATCCGCGTGGTCGCCAACGTCTTCGAGCGCGTCGGCGCCGCATCGGGCGCCCCGATGGCGTATGTGGGCTGCGACGCGTGCGTCTTCGCCCACAACACCGTCATCGAACCCAAGACCTGGGTCGCTCGCATCCTCCAGGAGTCGACCGACGAGCGCTTCGTGCCGTCGCGCGACGGGCTCTTCGTCAACAACATCGTCGTCTTCAACACGGCCGATTTGCGAAACGGCGTCTTCGTCAACGTCGGCGGCAACACCGCCCCGGAGACGTTCACCTTCGCCAATAACCTGTGGTTCGCCCTCGACGACCCCAACTTCAGCGGCCCGAGCTTGAGCGGAGGCATCCCGGCCCCCCAGGACAGCATCGTGCAGCAAGAGCCCGGCTTCGCCGACCGCGCGGGCGGAGACTACCGTATTGGGACAGACAGCCCGGCCGTCGGCGCAGCGCGCACGCTGTCGGGCGAGGCTTTTCCGGATTACGACGGTCGCTGCTTTGACGATCCGGCGGCAGTGGGGGCGTTCGCGGCACAATAGAGCTTTTGTGCCGCCGGGACATTTCCAGTCATACGTGAGGGTCGTTCTTTCGGGCGTGGGCGGTTGCCGGGAGCTATTTACGGCTACAAACTACAATTTGAGGGTCGTGGAATTGGCCGTCACGCAGAACCGAGCGACCCTTCAAATAGTGACGTATTAGTAAATCGACCGCTCGCCTCAACACGGGAGCCA
It encodes:
- the rpmH gene encoding 50S ribosomal protein L34; protein product: MPKRTYQPSRKKRRKTHGFRARMKSKGGRKTLKRRRSKGRKRLSPRKFHKRTRRT
- the rnpA gene encoding ribonuclease P protein component translates to MASPSEREQTEPERFEDDERLRKAERLRKRPEFLRTQRKGTRRANKHFIVYGRPNRRAWSRLGVTASKKVGKATVRNWWKRRVREIFRRNKTEIPSGYDFVVIVKASGQRDEFDELRDELVGLMKRAVDSRKR
- the dnaA gene encoding chromosomal replication initiator protein DnaA, coding for MTDIWQAALRDLQEKVSSHNFQSWFKNIKYHHCDGQTYFLEVGDEFLKAWIEDNYLDLIEDSLEVASGEPVEVKLDVASAYERQKAGGGEQVVQSIDAPEEAMAARMGRLQAEGQAVVDAAVVAEPSGAGQTSAGQSQMKLDRASDAAVRPSEPNPSPQELAETMMAAGINPRHDFDEFVVGPSNQFVHAACSAVADNPGGSYNPLFIFGGVGLGKTHLLHAVGIEAIKRNPQARVVNLSSEDFMNQLITSLRQKDMNSFRTQFRNNCDVLLIDDIQFIAGKDSTQEEFFHTFNALYHSGKQIVITSDVMPKDLPGIEERLRSRFSWGLCADIQPPEMETRIAILEKKAEADGIEMDKDVAILLASSIRSNVRELEGTLIRLGAQASLMNQPITLDLAREMLDRMNIEQGRELSTEYIIEVVASDFGITPRDIKGSRRTRAISKPRQYAMYLARKHTDHSYPQLGEQFGGKDHTTVLAACKKIGGLIEDGDEEMTSLIDGLEAKLLR
- a CDS encoding right-handed parallel beta-helix repeat-containing protein, with protein sequence MPTNTRAAIILAIVTLAVGCSDDSSGEQPSPDAADAAADTASDTTLDASADASDTVSDTTSDTVSDTMSDASTATCALPAPFDHDPAYPIEVWVSPVGDNTNAGTREAPFATLEHAASTAVQGTRIHLMAGTYSGGIYLDNLQGTAEAPVAIVGEEGAVIDGGNTGLQVSDPSYLTIENLTIRNVAQNGLNIDDGGSFDTPAHHVVVRNVTVEGVGDGGNQDCIKLSGVDDFWVLDNDVSQCSGQGIDMVGCHDGVIHGNHIHDKPSSGIQAKGGTADILIHGNRFADVTGRGINAGGSTGLAYFRPQDAPYEGVRIRVVANVFERVGAASGAPMAYVGCDACVFAHNTVIEPKTWVARILQESTDERFVPSRDGLFVNNIVVFNTADLRNGVFVNVGGNTAPETFTFANNLWFALDDPNFSGPSLSGGIPAPQDSIVQQEPGFADRAGGDYRIGTDSPAVGAARTLSGEAFPDYDGRCFDDPAAVGAFAAQ
- a CDS encoding Glu/Leu/Phe/Val family dehydrogenase translates to MTKAFETTNRFLQQAFDVLDLSEEEVILLETPSREVKVELIIRMDDGSMGNFIGYRVQHDDSRGPFKGGLRYHPQADLDHVRSLASLMTWKTALIDVPYGGAKGGIQVDPTQLSLAELERLTRRFTQRVHEFIGPTTDIPAPDMNTDASVMAWIFDEYSNHHGFNPAVVTGKPVDLHGSHGREAATGRGAMYAIREVLERDGRGLEGTSFVIQGFGNVGSWAAKLLHEAGAKVLAVSDIKGGIYNPDGLDPLAVLEHAYETSSVVDCKNSEPVSNEDLLELECDVLVPAALGDVITEENAADIKADYVLEAANAPTSFEGDQILNERGVTVVPDIYCNAGGVTVSYFEWAQNIQHFSWPETRVNAELEKRMIAAHKHIRGLKNKHDVSLRTAAFIGAIERVREATTMRGLQ
- a CDS encoding YqgE/AlgH family protein, encoding MAESTQNSSSMAPGFLVASPKLDGSPFERAVILLVHHDEEGAMGYIINKPLEVDFGTLIASVNEEIEEAILPERFEQTVYFGGPVRMEQLWVIFKHEGEQARKAPFDSVEPADIDFAPDWTLSPSGRLIEGFALHETDDYIMPVLGYAGWGAGQLEGELEEGSWLVADFDEALIRQTAPADCWKRALAKIGVDPTAFLMMGKMGSA
- a CDS encoding class I SAM-dependent methyltransferase produces the protein MSEAKPTERFSDRVADYVKYRPGYPNELLDLLEDEGLVGPGRRVADVGAGTGIFTKMLVERGCEVWAVEPNQPMRTAMDTQICGMKGSCYTVDATAEHTTLPDGRFDLVCAAQAYHWFDPEAARREFGRILKPEGQVALIWNSRRKSSTPFLEEFEQLIVRFGTDYDAVDHTRLEVREKLAPFFGHDDFQYAVFDNAQVLDFDGLRGRLESCSYIPQAGHADYEAMIEALREVFERFEEDGTVVVEYDTRVFWGRLS
- the rimO gene encoding 30S ribosomal protein S12 methylthiotransferase RimO, with translation MTQEKRKKVHMISLGCPKNRVDSEVMVGLIQDDGEFDMVGDADQADIVVVNTCGFIDDAKEESINTILEMVERKNVGLLDKVVVSGCLSQRYSGDLEVEIPEVDAILGTKTFTAINEALKGELAEKTYVQPGSFIMDHEVARTNTIRGGTAYLKIAEGCSRSCSYCIIPKIRGTQESRTIDDVVLEAKRLGQSGVKEIILVAQDMTSYGIDLDPKKNRDYLVRLLRRLDEEATEVDWIRMLYMYPWNFTDEVLEILQEENRILPYVDMPLQHINQRILKSMRRNIQRDRQAELIARLRAVDDLVLRTTFIVGYPGETDAEFQELYDWMEEVRFDRVGIFTYSPEEGTPAAEMDGQLPEEVKIARRDALMELQQQISLEKNEEWVGYNTEVIVDGVSEQHEAVLEGRHYGQAPDIDGVVYLSFDYGGDLPTPGDIVEVEIQQATAYDLAGVVIPKERDEGPIRIEEGGVSLAKQ
- a CDS encoding rhodanese-like domain-containing protein — its product is MKRMSYEEIAQKREQEDLRIIDVREQDEYDAVHVKGVELFPLSKLREGERPEPDDRPVAIICRSGGRSAMACQILEGEGWEECINVEGGTNAAIEMGEEEVERG
- the yidD gene encoding membrane protein insertion efficiency factor YidD encodes the protein MAMIRFYQRAISPLTPPACRFRPTCSQYTLIAIKRHGFVRGSWLGLKRLMRCHPFHPGGHDPVP